A stretch of Pseudoclavibacter chungangensis DNA encodes these proteins:
- the fmt gene encoding methionyl-tRNA formyltransferase yields the protein MRIVFAGTPPVAVPTLDALVDAGHEIVAVVTRPDAPVGRRRRLTPSAVAARAAELGLPIVHATALGADETARIATLAPELGVIVAYGGLVREPLLSTPAHGWINLHFSLLPRWRGAAPVQRALMAGERTTGVSVFTLEEGLDTGPLHLQREVPIGDGETADELLERLGVDGADDVRAAVDAIAAGTASPSPQLGEPTTAAKLTTADGHIDWRGPADVVHARIRGVTSEPGASSALGDGRLKILRAGRPDDDLARLAPSALGPGEVVWAGKRVLVGTGDRPLELLEVQPPGKRPMRAADWLRGVADGRAVLS from the coding sequence ATGCGAATCGTGTTCGCCGGAACGCCGCCCGTCGCGGTCCCGACACTCGATGCCCTCGTCGACGCGGGCCACGAGATCGTGGCCGTCGTCACCCGCCCCGATGCCCCCGTGGGGAGGCGGCGGCGCCTCACACCGTCCGCCGTCGCGGCGAGGGCCGCCGAGCTCGGCCTCCCGATCGTGCACGCCACCGCGCTCGGCGCGGACGAGACGGCGCGCATCGCGACGCTCGCCCCCGAGCTCGGCGTCATCGTCGCCTACGGCGGCCTCGTGCGCGAACCGCTCCTGTCGACGCCAGCGCACGGCTGGATCAACCTGCACTTCTCGCTCCTACCGCGCTGGCGCGGAGCCGCCCCCGTGCAGCGCGCCCTCATGGCCGGTGAGCGGACGACGGGCGTCTCGGTGTTCACACTCGAGGAGGGGCTCGACACGGGTCCACTCCACCTGCAGCGCGAGGTCCCGATCGGCGACGGCGAGACGGCCGACGAGTTGCTCGAACGGCTCGGCGTGGACGGCGCCGACGACGTGCGGGCGGCCGTCGACGCGATCGCCGCCGGCACGGCGTCACCGTCACCGCAACTGGGCGAGCCGACCACCGCCGCGAAACTCACCACCGCCGACGGCCACATCGACTGGCGCGGCCCGGCGGACGTCGTCCACGCCCGCATCCGGGGCGTCACGAGCGAGCCGGGCGCGAGCAGCGCGCTCGGTGACGGCCGCCTCAAGATCCTGCGCGCCGGACGCCCGGACGACGACCTCGCGCGCCTCGCACCGTCCGCGCTCGGACCGGGCGAGGTCGTGTGGGCCGGCAAGCGCGTGCTCGTCGGAACCGGCGACCGACCCCTCGAACTGCTCGAGGTGCAACCGCCCGGCAAGCGACCCATGCGGGCCGCCGACTGGCTGCGCGGCGTCGCCGACGGACGGGCGGTGCTCTCGTGA
- a CDS encoding RsmB/NOP family class I SAM-dependent RNA methyltransferase: MTRDGDGSGKRPRGGASGRNGSGGDGSGRGGPGGGGSPRNGAGRGGARHDAAERARPERRGPSRGGGGATAARRVAYDVLHAVDTDEAYANLLLPHRIAEARLSAADAGLATELCFGTLRGRGTYDAIIALAADRSIDLIDAPVRDVLRLGAHQLLATRVAPHAAVNETVELAREVASRGAAGFVNAVMRTVSRTSLDDWRARFAERLDGDALVEATTSHPAWIVRALRDALTAEGRQDELDALVAADNASPRVGLVALPGFADAASLLDAHPDLLEEGTASPLGLRLLRGDPSAVAEVADGTVRVQDEGSQLVALALAASTPIVPGERWLDLCAGPGGKAALLAALARRDGTELVANEVQPARARLVRRALEPLRLGVPVSELDGREIGELEPARYDRVLVDAPCTGLGALRRRPESRWRKSPVDVGALVEIQEALLDAALDATRPGGVVAYVTCSPHLAETTGVVRRALRRDDVEALDAEAVVRAVARPGLELAHRPLTPADGSGHGTSVQLWPHRNGTDAMFLALLRRTP; the protein is encoded by the coding sequence GTGACGCGCGACGGTGACGGCTCGGGCAAGCGCCCACGGGGCGGGGCATCCGGCCGGAACGGCTCGGGCGGCGACGGGTCCGGGAGGGGCGGCCCGGGCGGGGGCGGCTCGCCGCGCAACGGCGCGGGACGTGGCGGGGCACGGCACGACGCGGCCGAACGCGCTCGCCCCGAGCGGCGTGGGCCGTCCCGCGGGGGCGGCGGCGCGACGGCGGCCCGCCGCGTCGCGTACGACGTGCTGCACGCCGTCGACACCGACGAGGCGTACGCGAACCTGCTCCTGCCGCACCGGATCGCCGAGGCGCGACTGAGCGCCGCCGACGCGGGGCTCGCGACCGAACTCTGCTTCGGAACGCTCCGTGGCCGCGGCACCTACGACGCGATCATCGCGCTCGCCGCCGACCGGTCGATCGACCTGATCGACGCACCCGTGCGGGACGTGCTCCGGCTGGGCGCCCACCAGCTCCTGGCCACGCGCGTCGCGCCCCACGCCGCCGTCAACGAGACCGTCGAGCTCGCGCGCGAGGTCGCCTCACGCGGGGCCGCAGGGTTCGTCAATGCGGTCATGCGCACCGTCTCGCGGACCTCCCTCGACGATTGGCGCGCGCGCTTCGCCGAGCGCCTCGACGGCGATGCGCTCGTCGAGGCCACCACCTCGCATCCGGCCTGGATCGTCCGCGCCCTTCGCGATGCGCTCACGGCCGAGGGGCGGCAGGACGAACTCGATGCGCTCGTGGCCGCCGACAACGCCTCGCCGCGGGTCGGGCTCGTCGCGCTGCCGGGATTCGCCGACGCGGCATCGCTGCTCGACGCGCACCCGGATCTGCTCGAGGAGGGCACCGCGAGCCCGCTCGGTCTCCGACTGCTGCGCGGCGACCCGTCAGCGGTCGCCGAGGTCGCGGACGGCACCGTGCGCGTGCAGGACGAGGGCTCGCAGCTCGTCGCGCTCGCACTGGCGGCGTCGACGCCGATCGTGCCGGGGGAGCGGTGGCTCGATCTGTGCGCCGGTCCCGGTGGGAAGGCCGCGCTGCTCGCGGCGCTCGCGCGACGCGACGGCACCGAACTCGTCGCGAACGAGGTGCAGCCGGCGCGCGCCCGCCTCGTTCGGCGGGCGCTCGAGCCGCTCCGGCTCGGCGTGCCCGTGAGCGAGCTCGACGGGCGGGAGATCGGTGAGCTCGAACCCGCCCGGTACGACCGCGTGCTCGTCGACGCCCCCTGCACGGGGCTCGGTGCGCTCCGCCGTCGTCCGGAGTCGCGCTGGCGCAAGTCGCCCGTCGATGTCGGCGCGCTCGTCGAGATCCAGGAGGCGCTCCTCGACGCCGCGCTCGACGCGACCCGTCCGGGCGGTGTCGTGGCGTACGTCACGTGTTCGCCGCACCTCGCCGAGACGACGGGCGTCGTCCGCCGGGCGCTTCGTCGCGACGACGTCGAGGCGCTCGACGCCGAGGCGGTCGTGCGCGCGGTCGCCCGTCCGGGCCTCGAGCTCGCGCACCGTCCGCTCACGCCCGCCGACGGTTCGGGCCACGGCACGTCCGTGCAATTGTGGCCCCACCGCAACGGCACCGACGCGATGTTCCTCGCGCTCCTCCGCCGCACCCCCTGA
- the rpe gene encoding ribulose-phosphate 3-epimerase, translated as MGARINPSLLAADFASLGTELERISSADAAHVDVMDGHFVPNLTIGVPVVERLQAVSPVPLDLHLMIEDPDRWALDYADLGVWSITFHAEAVTAPVTLARRLREKGVRAGIAIRPGTPFEAVEEIIGSFDQLLVMTVEPGFGGQSFMPETMPKLRRAAEYAKRTGLELQLQVDGGITSDTIGIAAEHGADTFVAGSAVFRGEPSERIAELRAAAAAHAHGTTTEATTLSV; from the coding sequence ATGGGTGCACGCATCAATCCCTCGCTCCTGGCCGCCGATTTCGCCTCGCTCGGGACGGAGCTCGAGCGGATCTCGAGCGCGGACGCGGCGCACGTCGACGTCATGGACGGCCACTTCGTGCCGAACCTCACGATCGGTGTGCCCGTCGTCGAACGGCTCCAGGCCGTGAGCCCCGTCCCGCTCGATCTGCACCTCATGATCGAGGACCCCGACCGCTGGGCACTCGACTACGCCGACCTCGGCGTCTGGTCGATCACGTTCCACGCCGAGGCCGTCACCGCACCCGTCACGCTCGCGCGGCGACTCCGCGAGAAGGGTGTGCGTGCCGGCATCGCGATCCGCCCCGGCACCCCGTTCGAGGCGGTCGAGGAGATCATCGGCTCGTTCGATCAGCTGCTCGTCATGACGGTCGAGCCCGGCTTCGGCGGCCAGTCGTTCATGCCCGAGACCATGCCGAAACTGCGTCGAGCCGCGGAGTACGCGAAGCGCACGGGCCTCGAGCTGCAACTGCAGGTCGACGGCGGGATCACGAGCGACACGATCGGCATCGCCGCCGAGCACGGGGCCGACACGTTCGTCGCCGGCTCGGCCGTGTTCCGCGGCGAGCCGTCGGAGCGTATCGCCGAGCTGCGTGCCGCCGCGGCGGCGCATGCGCACGGGACGACGACCGAGGCGACTACGCTGTCGGTGTGA
- a CDS encoding phosphoribosyl-ATP diphosphatase — MKTFDGLFDELSEKARVRPEGSGTVRELDSGVHGIGKKIVEEAAEVWMACEYETDAEAAEEMSQLIYHLQVMMIAKGLTPADVYRYL, encoded by the coding sequence GTGAAGACGTTCGATGGACTGTTCGACGAGTTGAGCGAGAAGGCGCGTGTGCGCCCCGAGGGGTCGGGAACGGTCCGGGAGCTCGACTCCGGGGTCCATGGCATCGGGAAGAAGATCGTCGAGGAGGCCGCCGAGGTCTGGATGGCGTGCGAGTACGAGACGGACGCCGAGGCCGCGGAGGAGATGTCGCAGCTCATCTACCATCTCCAGGTCATGATGATCGCGAAGGGCCTCACGCCCGCCGACGTGTACCGCTACCTCTGA
- the hisG gene encoding ATP phosphoribosyltransferase, producing the protein MLRIAVPNKGMLSVTADEMLQEAGYRGRHDSRELVAIDPRNNVEFFYLRPRDIATYVGSGVLDIGVTGRDLLLDAESEATEVRALDFGDSTFRFAGPAGQFTDVSQLQGKRVATSYEGLLRTWFDEHGIDATLVKLDGAVESAIRLGVADAVADVVSTGGTLRKAGLEVFGPVILESTAVLISTPEKVDAAATLIGRLEGVLVARKYALMDYDIPTDRVEQAVAVTPGFQSPTISPLRDTEWVAVRSMVPVGDVNAIMDELHGLGARAIIVTALQAARM; encoded by the coding sequence ATGCTGCGCATCGCCGTGCCCAACAAGGGCATGCTCTCCGTGACGGCCGACGAGATGTTGCAGGAGGCCGGCTACCGCGGTCGCCACGACAGCCGCGAACTCGTCGCGATCGACCCGCGGAACAACGTCGAGTTCTTCTACCTGCGCCCGCGGGACATCGCGACGTACGTCGGCTCGGGCGTGCTCGACATCGGTGTCACGGGCCGCGATCTGCTGCTCGACGCCGAGTCCGAGGCGACCGAGGTGCGCGCCCTCGACTTCGGCGACTCGACGTTCCGCTTCGCGGGCCCGGCCGGACAGTTCACCGACGTCTCGCAATTGCAGGGCAAGCGCGTCGCGACGAGCTACGAGGGGCTGCTGCGCACGTGGTTCGACGAGCACGGTATCGACGCGACGCTCGTGAAGCTCGACGGTGCCGTCGAGTCGGCGATCCGGCTCGGGGTCGCGGACGCCGTGGCCGACGTCGTCTCGACTGGCGGCACGCTCCGCAAGGCGGGGCTCGAGGTGTTCGGCCCCGTGATCCTCGAATCCACGGCCGTCCTCATCTCGACACCCGAGAAGGTCGACGCCGCTGCGACGCTCATCGGCCGGCTCGAGGGCGTCCTCGTCGCACGCAAGTACGCGCTCATGGACTACGACATCCCGACCGACCGCGTCGAGCAGGCGGTCGCCGTGACGCCGGGGTTCCAGTCGCCGACCATCTCGCCACTGCGCGACACCGAGTGGGTCGCGGTGCGCTCGATGGTGCCCGTCGGCGACGTGAACGCCATCATGGACGAACTGCACGGCCTCGGGGCACGGGCGATCATCGTGACCGCCCTCCAGGCCGCGCGGATGTAG
- the hisF gene encoding imidazole glycerol phosphate synthase subunit HisF — protein MTTTGSGLAVRVIPCLDVAGGRVVKGVNFLDLQDAGNPVELASLYAQQGADELTFLDVTATSDDRATTFDLVTRTAEQVFIPLTVGGGVRSVEDVRRLLASGADKIGVNSAAIARPDLLDEISSVFGNQVLVLSLDIKRSPRTASGFVVTTHGGRRETDLDALEWAVEATSRGAGELLVNSMDADGTKRGFDLELIRLVRACADVPVIASGGAGAVGDFAPAVHAGADAVLAASVFHHRELTIGEVKSALAADGLTVREVGEVGV, from the coding sequence ATGACCACGACCGGGAGCGGACTCGCGGTCCGCGTCATCCCCTGCCTCGACGTGGCCGGTGGCCGCGTCGTCAAGGGCGTCAACTTCCTCGATCTGCAGGACGCCGGCAACCCCGTCGAGCTGGCGTCGCTGTACGCGCAGCAGGGTGCCGACGAGCTCACGTTCCTCGACGTGACCGCGACGAGCGACGACCGCGCGACGACGTTCGACCTCGTGACCCGCACGGCCGAGCAGGTGTTCATCCCGCTCACGGTCGGCGGAGGCGTGCGATCGGTCGAGGACGTGCGTCGCCTCCTCGCCTCGGGGGCCGACAAGATCGGCGTGAACTCGGCGGCGATCGCGCGCCCGGACCTGCTCGACGAGATCAGCTCCGTGTTCGGCAATCAGGTGCTCGTGCTCTCGCTCGACATCAAGCGCTCGCCGCGCACGGCGTCCGGCTTCGTCGTGACGACCCACGGTGGCCGTCGCGAGACCGACCTGGACGCGCTCGAGTGGGCCGTCGAGGCGACCTCGCGGGGTGCGGGCGAGCTGCTCGTGAACTCCATGGACGCGGACGGCACGAAGCGCGGCTTCGATCTCGAGCTCATCCGGCTCGTGCGGGCCTGCGCGGACGTGCCGGTCATCGCCTCGGGCGGTGCGGGCGCGGTCGGGGACTTCGCGCCGGCGGTCCACGCGGGCGCCGACGCCGTCCTCGCGGCGAGCGTGTTCCACCACCGCGAGCTCACGATCGGCGAGGTGAAGTCGGCGCTCGCCGCCGACGGGCTGACCGTCCGCGAGGTCGGGGAGGTGGGCGTGTGA
- the hisI gene encoding phosphoribosyl-AMP cyclohydrolase, producing the protein MSPQQIDEIVAAVHFDDGGLVPTVVTQFDTGELLMLAYMSDASLRRTLAERRAVYWSRSRQELWRKGDTSGNTQRVVALAVDCDADSLHLEVDQHGPACHTGTRTCFDGDPLAVRFTAPDA; encoded by the coding sequence CTGTCGCCGCAACAGATCGACGAGATCGTCGCGGCCGTGCACTTCGATGACGGCGGGCTCGTCCCGACGGTCGTCACGCAGTTCGACACGGGTGAGCTGCTCATGCTCGCCTACATGAGCGATGCGTCGCTGCGGCGGACGCTCGCGGAGCGTCGGGCCGTGTACTGGTCGCGCTCCCGGCAGGAGCTGTGGCGGAAGGGCGACACGTCGGGGAACACCCAGCGCGTCGTCGCGCTCGCCGTCGACTGCGACGCCGACTCCCTGCACCTCGAGGTCGATCAGCACGGCCCCGCGTGCCACACGGGCACGCGGACGTGCTTCGACGGTGATCCGCTCGCCGTGCGGTTCACGGCCCCGGACGCATGA
- a CDS encoding Trp biosynthesis-associated membrane protein, which translates to MTGGALDGKRAKRIALLALVAGAGIAILAWSQTWFTFEIALDPGTTPGSSRGETAAPALMALALAGLAGVAGLALAGPVFRIVLGALEALLGGTVLLVTGVALASPLGAVSADVAEKTGVSGVHATSALVVEGSLVASPWPWVAILAGVVLVAAGCWTIATGRRWPGSSRKYGARFEDTAGGDAAPRERAVGDDRVDQWDALSHGDDPTGADAVGAEPPTDATIAPDDAVDDGATVDDGTGTEAAPTARTTTTDAVTPADAATTDPVATDAERREPDDGAARDR; encoded by the coding sequence ATGACGGGCGGGGCGCTCGACGGCAAGCGGGCGAAGCGCATCGCGCTGCTCGCGCTCGTCGCCGGCGCCGGGATCGCGATCCTCGCGTGGTCGCAGACGTGGTTCACGTTCGAGATCGCCCTCGATCCGGGGACGACGCCCGGTTCGTCCCGCGGTGAGACGGCCGCGCCGGCGCTCATGGCGCTCGCACTCGCGGGGCTCGCGGGCGTCGCGGGCCTCGCGCTCGCCGGCCCGGTGTTCCGGATCGTGCTCGGCGCGCTCGAGGCCCTGCTCGGCGGGACGGTGCTGCTCGTGACGGGGGTCGCGCTCGCCTCGCCCCTCGGCGCCGTGAGCGCGGACGTCGCGGAGAAGACGGGCGTGAGCGGCGTCCACGCGACGTCGGCGCTCGTCGTCGAGGGATCGCTCGTCGCGTCGCCGTGGCCGTGGGTCGCGATCCTCGCCGGTGTCGTGCTCGTCGCGGCCGGGTGCTGGACGATCGCGACCGGCCGACGCTGGCCGGGTTCGTCGCGCAAGTACGGCGCGCGGTTCGAGGACACCGCGGGCGGCGATGCGGCTCCCCGGGAGCGCGCCGTCGGCGACGACCGCGTCGACCAGTGGGACGCGCTGAGTCACGGTGACGATCCGACGGGCGCCGATGCGGTCGGCGCCGAGCCGCCGACCGACGCGACGATCGCTCCGGACGACGCGGTGGACGACGGGGCGACCGTCGACGACGGGACGGGCACCGAGGCCGCGCCCACCGCGCGGACGACGACCACCGATGCGGTGACACCCGCGGACGCGGCGACGACGGATCCGGTCGCCACCGACGCCGAGCGGCGCGAGCCGGACGACGGGGCGGCGCGAGATCGGTAG
- a CDS encoding HGxxPAAW family protein codes for MTEKAVTTAAQEHHEDEGHSVAAWTSVVVMLVGVTLGTFGIWFANEVLVWVGVGLLVVGAILWPVLRAAGFGPKVD; via the coding sequence ATGACCGAGAAGGCCGTCACCACCGCCGCCCAGGAACACCACGAGGACGAGGGGCACTCGGTCGCGGCCTGGACGAGCGTCGTGGTCATGCTCGTCGGCGTCACGCTCGGCACCTTCGGGATCTGGTTCGCGAACGAGGTGCTCGTCTGGGTCGGCGTAGGCCTGCTCGTCGTCGGCGCGATCCTGTGGCCCGTCCTCCGCGCGGCGGGCTTCGGTCCGAAGGTCGACTAG
- the trpC gene encoding indole-3-glycerol phosphate synthase TrpC → MLAELYEGALEDAARRREARPTAEVERAALDRARALDGYAALARTDRINVIAEVKRASPSRGHLADIADPTALARTYASAGAAAISVLTEERRFKGSLDDLAAVRATVDVPVLRKEFIAEEYQLLEARAAGADLALLIVAGLDQALLERLARFTEQLGMTPLVEAHTRDELLRGLDAGARVLGVNARDLTTFELRPEIFAELAPLYPEGVVRVAESAVLEPAHVRRYVDAGADAVLIGEALVTNGDPATTLESFLNA, encoded by the coding sequence GTGCTCGCCGAACTCTACGAGGGAGCGCTCGAGGACGCCGCACGCCGCCGGGAGGCCCGCCCGACCGCCGAGGTCGAGCGGGCCGCGCTCGACCGTGCGCGCGCGCTCGACGGGTACGCGGCACTCGCACGCACCGACCGGATCAACGTCATCGCCGAGGTGAAGCGCGCGAGCCCCTCTCGCGGTCACCTCGCGGACATCGCGGATCCGACCGCGCTCGCGCGGACGTACGCGTCGGCCGGTGCGGCGGCGATCTCCGTGCTCACGGAGGAGCGTCGCTTCAAGGGCTCGCTCGACGATCTCGCGGCCGTGCGGGCGACGGTCGACGTGCCCGTCCTCCGGAAGGAGTTCATCGCCGAGGAGTATCAGTTGCTCGAGGCGCGGGCCGCCGGTGCGGACCTCGCCCTGCTCATCGTCGCGGGCCTCGACCAGGCACTGCTCGAACGCCTCGCGCGCTTCACCGAGCAGCTCGGCATGACGCCGCTCGTCGAGGCCCACACGCGGGACGAGCTGCTGCGCGGTCTCGACGCGGGCGCCCGCGTGCTCGGCGTCAACGCGCGCGACCTGACCACATTCGAACTGCGTCCCGAGATCTTCGCCGAACTCGCACCCCTGTACCCCGAGGGGGTCGTGCGGGTCGCCGAGTCGGCGGTCCTCGAGCCCGCCCACGTCCGGCGCTACGTCGACGCGGGCGCCGACGCGGTCCTCATCGGCGAGGCGCTCGTGACGAACGGCGACCCCGCAACGACCCTGGAGAGCTTCCTCAACGCATGA
- the trpB gene encoding tryptophan synthase subunit beta — translation MSVYTDATGPYYGSFGGRFVPESLIAALDELTVAWDEARADPAFAAELDDLHRNYSGRPSLLTEAPRFARHAGGARILLKREDLNHTGSHKINNVLGQALLTKRIGKTRVIAETGAGQHGVATATAAALFGLECTIFMGAVDTARQALNVARMRLLGAEVVSVEAGSATLKDAINEALRDWVAQVETTNYIFGTAAGPHPFPAMVRDLQAIIGQEARAQVLEQTGALPTAVAACIGGGSNAIGTFTAFLDDESVALYGYEAAGDGVETPRHAATIGQGRPGVLHGSRTLLLQDEDGQTIESHSISAGLDYPGVGPEHSWLAQLGRVNYLPVTDAAAMEAFRLLARTEGIIPAIESAHALAGVIDLGRELGPDATILVCLSGRGDKDMETAAEYFHLGEADRTEGGAK, via the coding sequence ATGAGCGTATACACCGACGCAACCGGCCCGTACTACGGCTCCTTCGGCGGACGATTCGTCCCAGAGAGCCTCATCGCCGCGCTCGACGAGCTCACCGTCGCGTGGGACGAGGCGCGCGCGGATCCCGCCTTCGCGGCCGAGCTCGACGATCTGCACCGCAACTACTCGGGTCGTCCCTCGCTCCTCACGGAGGCGCCTCGCTTCGCCCGGCACGCGGGTGGCGCCCGCATCCTGCTCAAGCGCGAGGACCTCAACCACACCGGCTCCCACAAGATCAACAACGTGCTCGGACAGGCGCTCCTCACGAAGCGCATCGGCAAGACGCGCGTGATCGCCGAGACGGGCGCCGGGCAGCACGGCGTCGCGACCGCGACGGCCGCCGCACTGTTCGGCCTCGAGTGCACGATCTTCATGGGCGCGGTCGACACGGCCCGCCAAGCCCTCAACGTCGCGCGCATGCGCCTGCTCGGTGCCGAGGTCGTGTCCGTCGAGGCCGGTTCGGCGACCCTCAAGGACGCCATCAACGAGGCGCTGCGCGACTGGGTCGCCCAGGTCGAGACGACGAACTACATCTTCGGCACGGCCGCTGGTCCCCACCCCTTCCCGGCGATGGTCCGCGATCTGCAGGCGATCATCGGACAGGAGGCGCGCGCGCAGGTGCTCGAACAGACGGGCGCGTTGCCGACCGCCGTCGCGGCGTGCATCGGCGGCGGCTCGAACGCGATCGGTACGTTCACGGCCTTCCTCGACGACGAGTCGGTGGCCCTCTACGGGTACGAGGCGGCGGGCGACGGGGTCGAGACCCCGCGGCACGCCGCGACGATCGGCCAGGGGCGGCCGGGCGTGCTGCACGGCTCCCGCACGCTCCTGCTGCAGGACGAGGACGGGCAGACGATCGAGTCGCACTCGATCTCGGCCGGCCTCGACTACCCGGGCGTCGGGCCGGAGCACTCCTGGCTCGCGCAGCTCGGGCGGGTGAACTACCTGCCCGTCACGGACGCCGCCGCGATGGAGGCGTTCCGGCTCCTCGCACGCACGGAGGGCATCATCCCGGCGATCGAGTCGGCCCACGCCCTCGCGGGCGTCATCGACCTCGGCCGCGAGCTCGGCCCCGACGCGACGATCCTCGTGTGCCTCTCGGGCCGCGGGGACAAGGACATGGAGACCGCCGCCGAGTACTTCCACCTCGGCGAGGCGGATCGCACCGAGGGGGGCGCCAAGTGA
- the trpA gene encoding tryptophan synthase subunit alpha — MTTTTQSPVADAIDAARRDRGGALIGYLPAGFPDLDTSVEAAVAVLESGFDVLEFGMPYSDPVMDGPVIQAATVEALENGFRVADVFEAIRRVRARVDKPVVVMTYWNLVLQHGVEQFARELREAGGAGLITPDLVPDEGADWIAAADEYGLDRIFLAAPTSSDERLRMITERSRGFVYTVSTMGITGARSDIDAAARSLADRLHAAGCARACVGIGISTPEQVHEVLGYAEGAIVGSVLVRALADGGVDEVRRVATALAAGTARDAS; from the coding sequence GTGACCACGACGACCCAGAGCCCGGTCGCCGACGCGATCGACGCCGCGCGGCGGGACCGCGGGGGCGCCCTCATCGGCTACCTGCCCGCGGGATTCCCCGACCTCGACACGTCGGTCGAGGCCGCCGTCGCCGTCCTCGAATCGGGATTCGACGTCCTCGAGTTCGGTATGCCCTACTCCGACCCCGTCATGGACGGCCCCGTCATCCAGGCCGCGACAGTCGAGGCGCTCGAGAACGGATTCCGCGTCGCGGACGTGTTCGAGGCGATCCGCCGCGTGCGGGCCCGCGTGGACAAGCCCGTCGTCGTCATGACGTACTGGAACCTCGTCCTCCAGCACGGCGTCGAGCAGTTCGCCCGCGAGCTGCGCGAGGCCGGCGGAGCGGGACTCATCACGCCCGACCTCGTGCCGGACGAGGGTGCCGACTGGATCGCCGCGGCCGACGAGTACGGCCTCGACCGCATCTTCCTCGCCGCGCCGACATCGAGCGACGAACGACTGCGCATGATCACGGAGCGCTCACGCGGCTTCGTGTACACCGTCTCGACGATGGGCATCACGGGGGCCCGCTCGGACATCGACGCCGCGGCACGCTCGCTCGCCGATCGACTCCACGCGGCCGGTTGCGCACGCGCGTGCGTCGGGATCGGCATCTCGACGCCCGAGCAGGTGCACGAGGTGCTCGGCTACGCGGAGGGCGCGATCGTCGGTTCGGTCCTCGTCCGGGCGCTCGCCGACGGCGGCGTCGACGAGGTGCGCCGCGTCGCGACGGCACTCGCCGCGGGGACCGCGAGGGACGCATCGTGA
- the lgt gene encoding prolipoprotein diacylglyceryl transferase, with protein sequence MIAAAGIPSPPLEWSSFDLGPLTIHTYALIIVAGMIVATIWTDRRLRARGAEPWVVIDIVVWAVILGLLGARLYHVFTHPADYFYEGANPLRIFFIWEGGNAIIGSLIGGAIGAWFGCRAAGIRFWSFADALAPALLLAQAIGRLGNYFNHELFGQPTDLPWGLQIEASNAAYPAGLPEGVLFHPTFLYEMIWNLIGVFVILGLERVVRLRWGRGIAVYFIWYGIGRMWIESLRIDYSEIILGMRTNVFGALCLVILGIVIWIVQTRRHPELEESVLTPKKREELERIAAEQDARNTEATDADDQAIDGGAASETPDDPEPATAAETSDAEAAALRFDERELGEDADAATSDAEGERPAN encoded by the coding sequence GTGATCGCCGCGGCAGGCATCCCCAGCCCGCCGCTGGAGTGGTCGTCGTTCGATCTCGGCCCACTCACGATCCACACCTACGCGCTCATCATCGTCGCCGGCATGATCGTCGCGACGATCTGGACCGACCGTCGACTCCGCGCCCGCGGCGCCGAACCGTGGGTCGTGATCGACATCGTCGTGTGGGCCGTCATCCTCGGTCTCCTCGGTGCCCGGCTGTACCACGTGTTCACCCACCCCGCGGACTACTTCTACGAGGGGGCGAACCCGCTCCGCATCTTCTTCATCTGGGAGGGCGGCAACGCGATCATCGGGTCGCTCATCGGTGGGGCGATCGGTGCGTGGTTCGGTTGCCGCGCGGCGGGAATCCGGTTCTGGAGCTTCGCGGACGCCCTCGCGCCGGCGCTCCTGCTCGCGCAGGCGATCGGCCGACTCGGCAACTACTTCAACCACGAGCTGTTCGGCCAGCCGACCGATCTGCCCTGGGGGCTGCAGATCGAGGCGTCGAACGCCGCCTATCCGGCCGGGCTCCCCGAGGGCGTCCTGTTCCACCCCACGTTCCTGTACGAGATGATCTGGAACCTCATCGGGGTGTTCGTCATCCTCGGGCTCGAACGCGTCGTGCGCCTGCGCTGGGGCCGCGGGATCGCCGTCTACTTCATCTGGTACGGCATCGGTCGCATGTGGATCGAGTCGCTCCGTATCGACTACTCCGAGATCATCCTGGGCATGCGCACGAACGTGTTCGGTGCGCTGTGCCTCGTGATCCTCGGCATCGTCATCTGGATCGTGCAGACTCGTCGTCATCCCGAACTGGAGGAATCCGTGCTGACACCGAAGAAGCGAGAAGAGCTGGAGCGGATCGCGGCCGAGCAGGACGCGCGCAACACCGAGGCGACCGATGCCGACGATCAGGCGATCGATGGTGGCGCGGCGAGCGAGACGCCCGACGACCCCGAACCCGCGACGGCGGCCGAGACGAGCGATGCCGAGGCGGCCGCGCTGCGGTTCGACGAGCGCGAACTCGGCGAGGACGCCGACGCCGCGACGAGTGACGCCGAGGGTGAACGCCCCGCGAACTGA